The Sediminispirochaeta smaragdinae DSM 11293 genome has a segment encoding these proteins:
- a CDS encoding GntP family permease has translation MVSGGIALLFLLIAVLLIILFTAKFNMNAFVVLVTIAFFYGLAIGLPPGDVVATIRSGFGGTLGYIGIVIIAGTIIGIVLEKTGAALSMTQAILKIVGKERSPLAMSVAGYVVSIPVFCDSGYVILTPLNKALAEETGKSMAVMAVALATGLYATHTLVPPTPGPIAAAGTLGADLGAVIGLGLIVSIPAMLAGYLWATKFASRYEIKAELQESYADLLEKYGKLPGAFHSFLPLLVPILLILLKSVAAYPSHPFGQGGFSAFIQFIGDPVTALMLGIFISLTLVKKDLRKEAVSSWMGEGVKNAALILAITGAGGAFGAVLKASPMAEFINSNLSTLKLGIFLPFIISAALKTAQGSSTVAIITTSSIMAPLLSVLGLNPALTVLAIGAGAMVVSHANDSYFWVVTQFSGMEVSTSYKAYTSATLVEGVVAFLVVALLSIFI, from the coding sequence ATGGTATCTGGTGGAATTGCGCTTCTCTTTCTGCTGATTGCTGTTCTGCTCATCATCCTTTTCACCGCAAAGTTCAACATGAACGCATTTGTCGTTCTGGTGACTATCGCCTTTTTTTATGGATTGGCTATAGGCCTTCCTCCGGGAGATGTTGTCGCTACCATCCGCTCAGGCTTTGGAGGAACCCTGGGCTACATCGGTATCGTCATTATTGCCGGAACGATTATCGGTATCGTTCTGGAGAAGACCGGTGCCGCTCTTTCCATGACCCAGGCAATTCTAAAGATAGTTGGCAAAGAGCGGTCGCCCCTTGCCATGAGCGTTGCCGGTTATGTGGTCTCGATACCGGTCTTTTGTGATTCCGGTTATGTTATTCTCACCCCTCTCAACAAGGCTCTCGCCGAGGAGACCGGTAAGTCGATGGCTGTGATGGCTGTCGCCCTTGCAACCGGCCTCTATGCGACCCATACCCTTGTTCCCCCGACCCCCGGACCTATTGCTGCGGCAGGGACCCTCGGGGCCGATCTTGGGGCCGTCATTGGCCTTGGATTGATTGTTTCCATCCCCGCCATGCTTGCAGGCTATCTTTGGGCGACGAAGTTTGCCAGTCGCTATGAAATAAAAGCGGAGCTGCAAGAGAGTTATGCCGATCTTCTGGAAAAATACGGTAAGCTTCCCGGTGCTTTTCATTCTTTTCTTCCTCTTTTGGTTCCTATTCTTCTCATTCTCCTTAAATCGGTAGCGGCTTATCCGAGTCACCCCTTCGGACAAGGCGGTTTTTCGGCCTTTATCCAATTCATCGGCGATCCTGTCACCGCCTTGATGCTCGGTATCTTTATCTCCCTGACACTGGTAAAGAAGGATCTCCGGAAAGAGGCGGTCTCTTCATGGATGGGTGAGGGAGTGAAGAATGCTGCATTAATTCTTGCCATCACCGGTGCCGGGGGCGCTTTCGGTGCCGTGCTGAAGGCCTCTCCCATGGCGGAGTTTATCAATTCCAACCTTTCAACCCTTAAATTGGGCATTTTCCTTCCTTTTATTATCTCTGCCGCCCTCAAGACTGCTCAGGGATCGTCCACCGTGGCAATCATCACCACGTCGTCGATCATGGCACCTCTGCTTTCGGTCCTTGGTCTGAATCCAGCCCTGACGGTGCTTGCAATCGGTGCCGGAGCAATGGTCGTTTCTCATGCCAACGATTCCTATTTTTGGGTTGTTACTCAATTCTCGGGCATGGAGGTTTCAACCTCCTATAAGGCCTATACCTCGGCAACCCTTGTTGAGGGAGTGGTTGCCTTTCTGGTTGTGGCACTCTTGTCGATATTTATATAA